The sequence below is a genomic window from Deltaproteobacteria bacterium.
CGACGATGATGACACCGGCGCCACCTTGCGCACGGTCGGCGACGTACCGCCCCAGCCTTTCGCCGTGGAAGCCCGGCTCGCCCCACGTCCGCGACGGCTCGGAGAACATCGTGAAGTGAGCGCCGAACACGATGCGATTGCGTGACTCAACCGGACCGATCTGTAGCGGAGAGAACAAGCGCGGATACGGCATGCGACCTCACGACCTCGCCCGGACCGTATGGAGGCTGTCGCACGACGTCAAGCACTGCGCTGACCCGCATTCCCCTGAGTCCGGGCATCAGGCCGCAGCGCGCAAGTGAGACGCGGCGGAGCGATCGAACGTTCGTTGTCCGCAACCCGACGTGGTACGTTTCGACGATGGCTGATGCCGATGTCATCATCGTCGGGTTTCGTTGCGCCGGGGCACCGCTCGCTCTCGCCCTGCATCGGGCGGGGGTGAAGGTGATCGTCGTCGATAGCGCGCCGTTCTTCACCGACCAGCCGATCTCCACGCACGCCATCCAGCCGTACGGCATGAAGATGTTCGACAAGGTCGGCCTCGGCGATTTGGTGCGAGGGCTGGCTCCCGCCAATCGCGCGTTTCGGTTCCAAGTGGAAGACAGCTACATGCAACTCGATCTCGAAGGGACCGAGTTGGAGTCCCACTCTCCGCGACGCTCGAAGCTCGACCCCGCTCTGCAGAATGCTGTCCTCGCCGCCGGCGTCGATGCGCGAGAAGCGACGCGCGTGATCGGTCTGTTGCGGGACGGCGAACGTGTCAGCGGCGTCCGCGTGAAGAATGCCAATGGTGAGTCGGACCTGCGTGCAGCGCTAGTCATCGGCGCCGACGGGCGCAACTCGACGATCGCCAAGATGGTCGGCGCCCCGACGTACTTGGAGTCCACCGCCCAGAACTGCATCTACTGGAGTTATTTCGAGCAGACGCCCGTCTTCACCAATGACCCGCGCTACAAATGGGGCGCGTGCATTCACCTCGAAGCACAGGAATCGCGCGCCGTCTTTCAAACCGACTCGGGCTTGCTGTTGATCGCCGGCGGTGGACGGCGGGAAGTCGTGGAACGCTGGCGGCACGATCCCGAAGCATCGCTGTGGGAGCACCTGCGACGCGGACGACTAACCGCCCCGCTCATGGAAGGAACCCGGATGGTCGCCAAGCCCATCGGTGTCTTGTCCCTCCATTTCTTCATGAAGCAAGCCGTGGGTCCCGGCTGGGCGCTCGTCGGCGACTCGGGTTTGCACCTCGACCCGACGCCCGGGCTTGGCATCACAGACGCGGTGCGCGATGCCATCGCGCTCTCCGAAGCGATCATCACCGGTGGTGACAGAGCGATGAATCTCTACTGGCGCCGCCGCGACGCGGACTCGCTCGGCCTCTATCACTTCGCCGCCGACATGGGCTCCGAAGACTACGACAATCCGTTCACGCGCATGATGTTCAAACACGCGCAGAACAGCCCGGCCATGGTGAAGAGCATGTACCGGATGATGGACCGACAAGTGCGTCCACAGAACATGATCTCCCCGGCCAAGGCGCTGGGTTGGCTGGCGGCCGAGAGCTTCGCGGGCAACTTTGCGCCGTGGGCCCATCTCGGCCGCACGTTGCGCTTCGGCCGCACGATTGGTCGTCAACAGGCCATCCTCGATCGCGCCTTGGCGAAGGCGGAACGCGGCGATCTGGATACCAGCGTGCCGTCGCTTCCGCAGTGATCTGTAGACCTTCCTTACTCAATTCCTTACCATGATCGCATGAAGGCCACGGCAACGAGTAAAGGACAGACTACGATTCCACTGCCCATTCGCCGCAAGCCCAAGCTCAACAAGGGGACCGTTCTGGAGTTCGATGAACGGGTGGATCATTTGAAGGCGACAAAGTCTGTCGACGCCACCCGCATGCGCGGTGCGATCGGCATCGCGCGCAAAGAGCTGGGAGAGAAGAGCGTGGCGCAATGGATGGAAGCGCTGCGCGAGCCGGCAGATCTGCCGCGCCGCCGGCGATGATCACGGCGATCGACACGTCGGTACTGATCGCTATCGCGAAGGGTGGGCCGGATGCCGTGCTGTGGGTCGATCTCCTCGCTGAAGTTCATACTGATGGCGAGCTGGTCATTTGCGATGTGGTGGCGGCCGTTCTTTGCGGTGCTCCTCGATGGAGCGGAAGTTTGCCGACAGCCTGTCGACGCTCGGTATCGTGTCAGCCCAACTTCACTCGAAGCGGCTCGGTTGGCCGGTCGAATCTTCAAGACCTACCGTCGCCAGGGCGGGCCACGAGAACATCTTGTTCCAGATTTTCTGATTGGCGCCCACGCGCAACAGCAGCCCAGTCGCATCGCTGCGATCGACCGCGGCTTCATGCGACGCTACTTCCCTCGGCTCCGAGTTCTGCAACCGCGCTAGGCGACGCTGGGAGACACATCTGGAAGCCGAGAGGCAACAACATTGTTGCACCAGCAGAGCCGCTCGACTAAGCAGCACCCACCAACGCTTCACGACGGAGGTTCGCCATGGACAACGCTCGCACCGAGATCCTCGAAGGTCTGAATGTGTTTCGCGCGCTCGAAGCGTGGGGCGCGACGCTGTATGCCGCGTGGGCGGCGGACGAACCCGATGCGCGGCTGCGCGCCGGGCATCTCATCATTGCCGAGCGCGAAGCCAATCACGCGCGCCTGCTCGCCGAGCGCATCCGCGCGCTCGGCGGCGAGCCGGGACCGGCCTGCGTCGATGCGATCCTGGTGGAGCAGTTGGCGGAGCTGAAGGACCTGAAGGGCTTCGTCTCGCAGCTCGACGGGCTGAAGCACGTGACCATGCGCGATGCCAGACGCATGGCCGGTTGCCAGCACGCGCTCGATCGCGGCCGCGAGGCGGCGAAGGAGAGCGACCCGGCGACGTACGCATTCCTGGCGCAGCTCTATAGCGAAGAGCAGGTCAGCGGCAGTTGGTATCGTCACACCTACAGCGAACTCACCGGCCGCCGACCGCGCAGCGACACGTTGCCGGTGCTCAGTGGCGAGCAGGTTGTGCGGCGCGCTCAAAGTGCAAGCGGTCCAGCCGGCCAGGCGACGGCCTGCAGCGCCGTCGCGTAGTTTCACTGACGCGCCGGCTACGACCCGGCCACCGCGGTCTTGATCGGCGAC
It includes:
- a CDS encoding FAD-dependent monooxygenase, producing the protein MADADVIIVGFRCAGAPLALALHRAGVKVIVVDSAPFFTDQPISTHAIQPYGMKMFDKVGLGDLVRGLAPANRAFRFQVEDSYMQLDLEGTELESHSPRRSKLDPALQNAVLAAGVDAREATRVIGLLRDGERVSGVRVKNANGESDLRAALVIGADGRNSTIAKMVGAPTYLESTAQNCIYWSYFEQTPVFTNDPRYKWGACIHLEAQESRAVFQTDSGLLLIAGGGRREVVERWRHDPEASLWEHLRRGRLTAPLMEGTRMVAKPIGVLSLHFFMKQAVGPGWALVGDSGLHLDPTPGLGITDAVRDAIALSEAIITGGDRAMNLYWRRRDADSLGLYHFAADMGSEDYDNPFTRMMFKHAQNSPAMVKSMYRMMDRQVRPQNMISPAKALGWLAAESFAGNFAPWAHLGRTLRFGRTIGRQQAILDRALAKAERGDLDTSVPSLPQ
- a CDS encoding AbrB/MazE/SpoVT family DNA-binding domain-containing protein, with the translated sequence MKATATSKGQTTIPLPIRRKPKLNKGTVLEFDERVDHLKATKSVDATRMRGAIGIARKELGEKSVAQWMEALREPADLPRRRR